The sequence below is a genomic window from Ficedula albicollis isolate OC2 chromosome 2, FicAlb1.5, whole genome shotgun sequence.
CCAAACTTTTAGTGAAATCACATCATAGTTCCTTGTCTGGCTTAGAAGAATTTGTTTCCAGTGTCCATTTTTACTGGTTGAGTTGATGGGTTCAGTGCCTGGGCACCAAAACAGGAGGGGGTGGCTGCCCCCCTGAATTGACACTGAACTTATTCTGCCCCCAAAGTCTACACACTCAGTTCATCCACACAGCCTGTTCAGTGCATATTTTATTTGGACATTGGAAATTTTATTGGAATGCTAtcactggagggaaaaaagtgcattttaaagattatttttgacAGCATGCTGTGTAATAGAactgttttctctgtgtcttcAGGATGTTGACCTGAAAGCATGTCAGGGTGCTTTGGATGACTGCTGTCCACCTCGAGGAGAGGaccagctggagctgcaagAAGAAGAGCAGAAAGATATAAATCAAGTAAGTgatgaaaaaaagggaagaaggaaaaactgaagaGGAAGTGGGGAAGGATATGGAACTTATCACTAAGATAAATAGTAGTGAaaggttttgaaagaaataatttatttcctctttttatttgaAGTATTCCTTGCCAGGGCAAGAAAGGAATACTCACTTCACACAGTGCTTTGTGAATGATGCCCTTCTACACTTTTTTGAAAATTGCATCCTTCCCTCAATCCCCCACTATTGTTTCAGTAGTCAAAATATTCACAAGTTTACAGAAAACACTTGCAactcataatttttaatttgggtttattttctctgttgtgAAGGTGTTGTGCTTGTGGGCAAGGATGTTTTTGCTTACAAACACTAGAGACATGGATCCTCAGCTATACTGCTCTCACCATTTATGTAAAGCTTGATGCTCAGATGTAGAATTACATTTCGGACACTGGACTCTTCAGTTTTGTTCTGTCTAAGAGCTACAATGAAAGGGACACTCAGTTTTCTTGAGACCTTGTGAGAGCTGAGAACGTCTAACCTGGTGTCTCACCAGCCTCTCTGTTTGCCATTCCTCTGAGAGCTTGGCTTTGAAAAAATACCTGATTTTTCCACTCTGGTGGGGAGGTGCAGCTCCAGAGGAAAGCCCAGTTCTGCTGTTGTGGGCAGAATAGGATGCTCAGGCCATGGAGCTGTTCTGCTCGTTCCAGCAACATTTCATCTCCCATCAGGATGAAGACTTGGTGGTGGGGTCAGCAGCAGTATTGCACTGTGCTCTGTTTCCTCTCAGACTTTGATTTTTACCTCCTTTTGTGTAAAATAACTGCTTTACACcgtgtttctctttcttttgtcaCAGAGCAACAGCAACCATGTAGATTCCCTTCTCTCCTTAGAGGGCTATTTACAGCTTCTGCCATCGCAGGTGGAAAACATGCTAGAGGTAAATGAGAAAATGCAGGTATTGCCAATAGATTGGAATACAGTCAGCAATTACTCTGTTTTATCAAATAACCACAGCTTACCCCACCCACTGTGGGAATATATTAGCAAATCAATGTAGTAAAACTTACCTGAAACTGCTAAAGATGCTACTATCCACCTTTGACAGCAGCTCTTATTGGCTCTACTTGAAAAATTTTCCCCAGCAACTTGTCTGGTTAAGAGCTGTGTCTTTACTGTGATCTGGTGTTCAAAGTTGGATGCCATTGGACAACTCAATTAGTTCAACTAATAGTTGCCTTTCTGAAACCTAATACCAGTTTGTATTTATGCAGCAGCTCGCAATGCGTTTCTCTAGAGTAACACTGATTTATTACACAGTAGCAGCTATTGGGCATTTGTGGTGAAAGATTACATTTGTCATAAACATTTAGTCAAGTGCTTACAGGGTTACTACTCTCATTGCAAATAAGGTCAGTCAGCATTAGCAGTAAACCCATTtagtgttttgattttttggtttttttttaaatcttgtggCCCTCTAATACTGTATTTCACTTTCTGTGTGCCCGTCTTCACAAAACAGTTGTTTTCTTAATTGAAGTCTCCCTCTTCTCCCACAGCTCATGGCTCCAACCATTGACCATGAAGCTACTCCCTACATTCCTTTTTTGCAATACTTCAAGGCTTCTTACATACGCTTCCCATCATTGGATCCTCTTCTGGGGTCATGAGTGTTTTCCATATAACTTCATGCTTATCTGGTTTTTGGGAATCTCTAGCTTGGATGGTACCTTCTAGCCCATAAATTAACCTCCTCTTCTGTTCAGCTCTGGAAATGGATTGCATACTAATGAGATGTAGAAGTTAATCAGTTTAGTTTTCTCCGTTCTCAGAATTTGAAAAGAATTTGGGTGTAGCCTTTATGCAGCTGTTACTTTATACAAAGTAACATactgcatattttatttaatattattaatgcACTGCCATCTTGTGACAATCTATCTGTTGAATATGGATTGATTGTTTCTGCCAAGTGTCAAGTCTTTACAGTGAGTGGGATTTTTTGACAGCGGACTTACTAAGAACCATTCTTTTCAAGGGATTAGTTGAAAATAGCATCTCTATCTCCCAGACTGCAGATGGTCTAGTACAAGGTAACTCCCTAGGAGAAACAAGGCAAGACCTTGTTCTGTTACCTGAGCTTCCAGTAAGAATAATAGAGAACTTCAGATGTTGTTGCCCTTATGGTACATCATTCCTTCCCTGTGGAAAGCGCTTTTTACATAGTCTGTTCACTAAATGGCAATCAGAAAGTCCAGTCCTGAAACACAGTAAGGATACTCAACTATGGAGGAATCCTGTACACCTCCTACGTGATGTATTTACATAATCTTGGACAGTGGCTCTGTGTTTCTAAGACCCAGCAACTATAACTCAGCTCCACAAAAAGTGGGCTTTAGTGCTACATACAGCATTACCAGTCCAGTTGTTTGAACATCAGGGCCAAGGCATCATATGTCAGCTTtagttttgcaaaaaaaaacccgagTAGTAATTTCAAGTCCAGACATCCACAAAAGAAGTGATTTGGTGGGGAGGATGTTACCTCCAAACTGATCAGTACAACTGTTCAGCTGAGTTTTGGATGCAGTAGACCTCAGTTAAATGGAACTAAACCAAATGTGGCACCTCACAGCCCTGTAAACTTCTTAAACTCTGAAGGAAGTAGTGAGACTGCAACAGCACAGTCTTAATGCTCCTGTCTTCCACTCCTCTTTTCTTCACCGCTGTCCTTACTGGTTAActtctgcagaggagctgcctatcttcttgaaaatgttttctaagtTTAGCACCTTGAACCAGCTCACCCTTGAATCTGATCAATACCACTACCAGGGAAGGGTCATGACTACTCCTCCTAGAAGGACTTTTTTCTTAGACCAGATCAGACATAACAGATAAGCCATAGTTCATACACTTGGCAATAGTCCCACTTTTATTTCTCGACCCTCATGAGTCCCACACTGTCCTTTGTAGTCCTTCTCCCATTCCTTTCAGTCAGTTCTGCACCCTTCTTGCTTCCTACTGCCATATGCCAATACAGATTATGCTTTGTACAGATGGGAAGCAGCATTCCAAATAGCTAGAAGagtttaacattaaaaaattggCTTTAATAGAATCAAGTAGTGGaatattgaaaaacaaattcatCGTGACTGTGTAGGTGAGGGATGTGAAGCATTCAGTTTATGAAagatcccattttccccccctTCATCTTTTAGGTGAACTTACTGGAAGATTCACAAGTTGCTGCTTCTAGTAGAAGCCAAGACCCATCATCCTCACACCACAATCTACATTTGACCCAGACACTTCAGAACAGTTTCAGTCCTCCTGATGCCATCCTACTAAGAACAGACTACACCACTCAATTAAATTCAAAACCAAGACACTTACAAAGGCAAGAGTTTTTCCCTCAAACAAGCTCTGATATCACAATTCCAGAATCACTATTTCATGGGTCAAATTTGATAGGgctgttttcagctgctgaCCTTAGAAATCCCACAGCCCATGAGGATAATTTTGATGAAATTAAGCTCATGTCTTTGGCTTTGGAGGAAGGCTTTAGTCCTATAGAAGTTTCTCAGATCTTTGAAGAGACTGGCTCAAATTCGGGACTATCTTTGAATTCAAATCACAGCACAACCTCTTACGCAGTCTGCTGTGAAGATTCTGTTGGGTACAGCAGTGATGTTAAATCTGCTCCTTCACATGGCTTAGGAGTTGTTGGTGGCCA
It includes:
- the NFE2L3 gene encoding nuclear factor erythroid 2-related factor 3, with product MAEDVDLKACQGALDDCCPPRGEDQLELQEEEQKDINQSNSNHVDSLLSLEGYLQLLPSQVENMLEVNLLEDSQVAASSRSQDPSSSHHNLHLTQTLQNSFSPPDAILLRTDYTTQLNSKPRHLQRQEFFPQTSSDITIPESLFHGSNLIGLFSAADLRNPTAHEDNFDEIKLMSLALEEGFSPIEVSQIFEETGSNSGLSLNSNHSTTSYAVCCEDSVGYSSDVKSAPSHGLGVVGGHCQENIKYSHVEYPGDAECSTEATLQQFLHNHTYNQLPSQAAFTPEHYQQMWMKKSNEVKDRCHNSTATHQSRDERCAKALRIPFSVDEIVSMSVDSFNTMLAENQLTAAQVSLLRDIRRRGKNKVAAQKCRKRKLNAILNLEEDVCNLQTQKESLKKEHSQCSKSINQIKQKLNNLYHDIFSRLRDDQGRPVNPCQYVINCSSNGSVFIIPKHLAKSEQDNRKEHKQK